The Geobacter sp. AOG2 genome includes a window with the following:
- a CDS encoding type II toxin-antitoxin system RelE/ParE family toxin has protein sequence MTPFSYFPTPDFAAKLAKIEKHDPPGHSRILGVIDRILHNPGDADGWMHGDHHGRLKKYVGRNDYRLIYNWCEVCRKQAKTLEEKCGFCREVGDNSVIFFTVYHKNEASRV, from the coding sequence ATGACGCCATTCTCCTATTTCCCCACCCCGGATTTCGCCGCCAAGCTGGCCAAGATCGAGAAACACGACCCGCCGGGGCACAGCCGCATCCTGGGCGTGATCGACCGCATCCTCCACAACCCCGGCGACGCCGACGGCTGGATGCACGGCGACCACCACGGCCGCCTCAAGAAGTACGTGGGCCGCAACGACTACCGCCTCATCTACAACTGGTGCGAGGTCTGCCGCAAACAGGCCAAGACCCTGGAAGAGAAGTGCGGTTTCTGCCGCGAGGTGGGGGACAACAGCGTGATCTTCTTTACGGTTTACCACAAGAACGAGGCGAGCCGGGTGTAA
- a CDS encoding CPXCG motif-containing cysteine-rich protein — MPRRHPPREEPLETRRHVFTCPHCGERISAVLDLSAGYQRYIEDCEVCCNPIEITCQAEEGAIIAFQAGIP; from the coding sequence ATGCCGAGACGCCACCCGCCACGGGAAGAACCGCTTGAGACCCGCAGGCACGTATTCACCTGCCCCCACTGCGGCGAACGCATCTCCGCGGTGCTGGACCTGTCGGCCGGCTACCAGCGCTACATCGAGGACTGCGAGGTCTGCTGCAACCCCATCGAGATCACCTGTCAGGCGGAAGAGGGGGCGATCATCGCCTTCCAGGCCGGGATTCCGTGA
- a CDS encoding BrnT family toxin, with the protein MVPWETITGFNWDKGNEQKNSKHGVTPAEAEHVFLNEPLVVLDDPKHSDIEQRFHALGHTNEGRLLHITFTIRVNKIRVISARDMHRKERTVYEQET; encoded by the coding sequence ATGGTGCCATGGGAAACGATAACCGGCTTTAACTGGGACAAGGGCAACGAACAGAAAAATTCCAAGCACGGCGTTACGCCTGCCGAAGCGGAGCACGTGTTTCTGAATGAGCCGCTGGTTGTTCTCGATGATCCGAAACATAGCGATATCGAGCAACGTTTTCACGCCTTGGGTCACACAAATGAGGGCCGGTTACTGCATATTACTTTTACCATTCGCGTCAACAAAATTCGGGTTATCTCCGCCCGGGACATGCACCGAAAGGAGCGAACCGTTTATGAGCAAGAAACTTAA
- the brnA gene encoding type II toxin-antitoxin system BrnA family antitoxin, protein MSKKLKEIPRFANEDEEREFWLTHDTTDYVDWSKAQKVTFPNLKPTTQSISLRLPLWMLDSIKTTANRQDVPYQSLIKVWLNEKLEEAHHGAK, encoded by the coding sequence ATGAGCAAGAAACTTAAAGAGATACCAAGATTTGCCAACGAGGATGAAGAACGGGAGTTCTGGCTGACCCACGACACGACCGATTATGTCGATTGGTCGAAAGCCCAAAAAGTCACCTTCCCGAATCTGAAACCGACAACTCAATCCATCTCCCTGCGGCTGCCGCTCTGGATGCTGGATTCCATCAAAACAACCGCTAATCGCCAGGATGTACCCTATCAATCGCTCATCAAGGTCTGGTTGAACGAAAAGCTGGAAGAGGCGCACCACGGGGCCAAGTAA
- a CDS encoding methyltransferase, translated as MDRSSRNRLTEKLLPQFAGTTLFDAVGRAVCAAGCLPRKELYEAWEVARRVRRRFRGGRVVDLACGHGLLAQLLLLLDDTSSLALAVDRRIPKSAATLAAAMDAAWPRLAGRTRFVEADLEGVELHRDDVVVSAHACGGLTDLVLERAVAARARVAVLPCCHDLKGGDLGGLEGWLDGPLAMDAARVARLRSCGYRAITQRIPGDITPKNRLLLAEPEEGSGP; from the coding sequence ATGGACCGCTCCTCGCGCAATCGCCTGACGGAAAAACTCCTGCCCCAATTTGCCGGGACCACCCTGTTCGACGCCGTGGGTCGGGCGGTCTGCGCCGCGGGCTGTCTGCCGCGCAAGGAGCTGTATGAGGCGTGGGAGGTGGCCCGCCGGGTGCGCCGCCGTTTCCGGGGCGGGCGGGTCGTGGACCTGGCCTGCGGCCACGGGCTGTTGGCCCAGCTTCTGCTGCTTCTGGACGATACCTCTTCCCTGGCCCTGGCCGTGGACCGGCGGATACCCAAAAGCGCCGCGACCCTGGCGGCGGCCATGGACGCGGCCTGGCCGCGCCTGGCGGGGCGGACCCGGTTTGTGGAGGCGGACCTGGAGGGGGTGGAACTGCACCGGGACGATGTGGTGGTGTCGGCCCACGCCTGCGGCGGGTTGACGGATCTGGTGCTGGAGCGGGCCGTGGCGGCGAGGGCTCGGGTGGCGGTGCTCCCCTGTTGCCACGACCTGAAGGGGGGCGACCTGGGGGGGCTGGAGGGGTGGCTGGACGGGCCGCTGGCCATGGACGCGGCGCGGGTGGCCCGGCTGCGCTCCTGTGGCTACCGGGCGATCACCCAACGGATACCGGGGGATATCACCCCCAAGAACCGGCTGCTGTTGGCGGAACCGGAAGAGGGGAGCGGACCATGA
- a CDS encoding YheU family protein, with protein sequence MTSPQRTDYHEEGVEVPYEQINPDTLRNLVGEFVTREWEESGEVSYTLDQKIEQVLRQLREGKAKVVFDAASESCNIVPCRS encoded by the coding sequence ATGACGTCGCCGCAACGGACCGATTATCACGAGGAGGGGGTGGAAGTCCCCTATGAGCAGATCAATCCCGATACCCTGCGCAATCTGGTCGGCGAGTTCGTGACCAGGGAGTGGGAGGAGTCGGGGGAGGTCAGCTATACCCTGGACCAGAAGATCGAGCAGGTGCTGCGGCAACTGCGCGAAGGGAAGGCGAAGGTGGTCTTCGACGCCGCGTCGGAGAGTTGCAACATCGTGCCGTGCCGCTCTTGA
- a CDS encoding FxsA family protein: MLLRLFLVFTIVPIVEVWLLIKIGRVIGALPTVGVLLAISLAGAWLARSQGFRVIVAIRDELAMGRMPGAQILDGAIILAGGILLLTPGFFTDFVGLFFLIPATRMLLKRWLGIWLERRLRQGSFVVRRF; encoded by the coding sequence ATGCTCCTGCGCCTCTTCCTGGTTTTCACCATCGTCCCGATCGTCGAAGTCTGGCTGTTGATCAAGATCGGCCGGGTCATCGGCGCGCTCCCCACCGTGGGGGTCCTGCTGGCCATCTCCCTGGCCGGGGCCTGGCTGGCCCGGTCCCAGGGCTTCCGGGTCATCGTCGCCATCCGGGACGAACTGGCCATGGGGCGCATGCCGGGGGCCCAGATCCTGGACGGCGCCATTATCCTGGCAGGGGGGATTCTCCTGTTGACCCCCGGTTTTTTTACCGATTTCGTCGGCCTGTTCTTCCTCATCCCCGCCACCCGCATGCTTTTGAAGCGCTGGCTGGGGATTTGGCTGGAACGGCGGCTGCGCCAGGGGAGTTTTGTGGTCCGCCGCTTCTGA